A part of Sinorhizobium chiapasense genomic DNA contains:
- a CDS encoding COX15/CtaA family protein translates to MAHVELATEQTLLREIGRTERNRRQIRGWLAVVLFALFALVLVGGATRLTESGLSITEWKPIHGVIPPLSAEEWEEEFRLYQRIPQYEQLNKGMTVEEFKTIFWWEWAHRLLARTIGVIFALPLFFFWVTGRIERRLRWPLLGILALGGFQGFIGWWMVSSGLVERTEVSQYRLATHLVIACLIFAGCMWILRGLCQHSGEAAPTKTSRSMAAILAVMSLFQIYLGALVAGLDAGFTYNTWPLMDGAIIPGGLFVQQPAWINLFENPKTVQFFHRAGAYLLFALALVHMLASLRAAPETTHARRSVVLFALVTIQAMIGITTLVLEVPIGWGVLHQAGALVVLGFAIAHWRGFVGEYPKSTAIELRN, encoded by the coding sequence ATGGCCCACGTCGAGTTGGCGACAGAACAGACGCTCCTGAGGGAGATCGGCAGGACAGAGCGCAACCGTCGGCAGATCCGCGGCTGGCTCGCGGTCGTTCTCTTCGCTCTGTTTGCCCTGGTGCTCGTCGGCGGTGCGACGCGCTTGACCGAATCCGGTCTATCGATCACCGAGTGGAAGCCCATTCATGGTGTCATTCCGCCGCTTTCCGCCGAGGAATGGGAAGAGGAGTTCCGCCTCTATCAGCGCATTCCGCAATACGAACAGCTCAACAAGGGCATGACGGTCGAGGAGTTCAAGACGATCTTCTGGTGGGAGTGGGCGCATCGATTGTTGGCGCGCACCATCGGCGTGATCTTCGCGCTGCCGCTTTTCTTCTTCTGGGTAACGGGTCGGATCGAACGACGCTTGAGGTGGCCTCTTCTCGGCATTCTGGCGCTCGGCGGCTTCCAGGGCTTCATCGGCTGGTGGATGGTCTCCTCCGGCCTCGTCGAACGCACCGAGGTCAGCCAGTACCGGCTGGCCACGCACCTCGTCATCGCCTGCCTGATCTTTGCGGGCTGCATGTGGATCCTGCGCGGTCTTTGCCAGCACTCGGGCGAGGCCGCCCCGACGAAAACGTCGCGATCGATGGCGGCAATCCTCGCTGTCATGAGCCTGTTCCAGATCTATCTCGGCGCGCTGGTGGCCGGTCTCGATGCAGGTTTCACTTACAATACCTGGCCGCTGATGGACGGCGCGATCATTCCGGGAGGGCTGTTCGTACAGCAACCCGCCTGGATCAATCTCTTCGAGAACCCGAAGACGGTGCAATTCTTCCACCGTGCCGGCGCCTATCTGCTGTTCGCACTGGCACTGGTGCACATGCTTGCTTCATTGCGGGCGGCGCCGGAAACGACGCATGCGCGACGCTCGGTGGTCCTCTTCGCCCTGGTAACGATCCAGGCGATGATCGGCATCACGACGCTCGTGCTGGAGGTGCCGATCGGCTGGGGCGTGCTGCACCAGGCGGGCGCGCTGGTCGTGCTCGGCTTCGCCATCGCCCATTGGCGCGGCTTCGTCGGCGAGTACCCGAAATCGACGGCGATCGAGCTCCGCAACTAA
- a CDS encoding DUF2842 domain-containing protein, whose protein sequence is MPVRLRKLIGTILIIILVIVYALAAITFASLLLGTSPWWVHLIYFFLTGLLWILPAMLIIKWMEKPAKNR, encoded by the coding sequence ATGCCCGTACGCCTCAGAAAACTGATCGGCACGATCCTCATCATCATCCTTGTCATCGTTTACGCGCTGGCAGCCATAACCTTCGCTTCGCTGCTGCTCGGAACATCGCCCTGGTGGGTGCATCTCATCTATTTCTTCCTGACGGGCCTGCTGTGGATCCTCCCCGCGATGCTGATCATCAAGTGGATGGAAAAGCCCGCCAAGAACCGCTGA
- the rplM gene encoding 50S ribosomal protein L13, whose protein sequence is MATFVQKPAEVEKKWILIDAEGLVVGRLASIIANRLRGKHKATFTPHVDDGDNVIVINAEKAVLTGKKYTDKKYYWHTGYPGGIKERTARQIIEGRFPERVIEKAVERMVPRGPLGRRQMKNLRVYAGSNHPHEAQQPTVLDVAKLNSKNTRSA, encoded by the coding sequence ATGGCAACCTTCGTTCAGAAGCCTGCAGAGGTGGAGAAGAAGTGGATCCTCATCGACGCCGAAGGCCTCGTTGTCGGTCGCCTCGCTTCCATCATCGCAAATCGCCTGCGCGGCAAGCACAAGGCCACCTTCACCCCCCATGTTGACGACGGCGACAACGTCATCGTGATCAACGCCGAGAAGGCCGTTCTCACCGGCAAGAAGTACACCGATAAGAAGTACTACTGGCACACCGGTTACCCGGGCGGCATCAAGGAGCGCACCGCGCGCCAGATCATCGAAGGCCGCTTCCCGGAGCGCGTCATCGAGAAGGCCGTTGAGCGCATGGTTCCGCGCGGTCCGCTCGGCCGTCGCCAGATGAAGAACCTGCGTGTCTACGCCGGCTCCAACCACCCGCATGAAGCACAGCAGCCGACCGTCCTTGACGTCGCCAAGCTGAACAGCAAGAACACAAGGAGCGCCTGA
- the speB gene encoding agmatinase → MANKTIDHAITARSLTAAASDPTHAGILSFMRRKYTKQLKGVDTVVWGIPFDAATSNRPGARFGPQAIRRASAIFDNDPQYPFERDLFADMATIDYGDCLLDYGNHTKTPATIEYEAAKILKSGAYLLTLGGDHFVTYPILKAHAALHGPLALVQFDAHQDTWPDEKGRIDHGSFVGRAVREGLIDAERSIQIGIRTHAPEDCGIRIIYGYEVEDMRAEEIADTIVRHVGSQPAYLTFDIDCLDPAYAPGTGTPVAGGPSSAKILSVLRKLGALHIAGSDVVEVAPAYDHADMTAIAGSTIAMYMLGLRAEWLAERRG, encoded by the coding sequence ATGGCAAACAAGACGATCGACCACGCGATCACGGCAAGATCACTGACGGCGGCGGCGTCCGATCCCACCCATGCCGGTATCCTTTCCTTCATGCGGCGGAAATACACCAAGCAATTGAAGGGCGTGGACACAGTCGTCTGGGGCATTCCCTTCGACGCAGCGACCTCCAACCGCCCCGGCGCCCGTTTCGGACCGCAGGCGATCCGCCGCGCCTCCGCGATCTTCGACAACGATCCGCAATATCCGTTCGAGCGCGATCTCTTCGCCGACATGGCGACGATCGACTATGGCGACTGCCTGCTCGACTACGGCAATCACACCAAGACGCCGGCGACGATCGAGTATGAGGCGGCGAAGATCCTGAAATCCGGCGCCTACCTGCTGACGCTCGGTGGCGACCATTTCGTCACATATCCCATACTCAAGGCTCACGCCGCCCTGCATGGCCCCCTCGCCCTCGTTCAGTTCGACGCCCATCAGGATACCTGGCCCGACGAGAAGGGCCGCATCGACCATGGCTCCTTTGTCGGTCGCGCCGTGCGAGAGGGGTTGATCGACGCCGAGCGTTCGATCCAGATCGGCATCAGGACGCACGCCCCCGAGGATTGCGGCATCAGGATCATCTACGGCTACGAGGTCGAGGACATGCGCGCCGAGGAGATCGCCGACACGATCGTTCGGCACGTCGGCAGCCAGCCCGCCTATCTCACCTTCGATATAGACTGCCTCGACCCGGCCTACGCGCCTGGTACCGGTACGCCGGTGGCGGGCGGTCCGTCCAGCGCGAAGATCCTTTCGGTGCTGCGCAAGCTCGGTGCTCTCCACATCGCCGGCAGCGACGTCGTCGAGGTGGCGCCTGCTTATGACCACGCCGACATGACCGCCATTGCTGGCTCGACCATCGCCATGTATATGCTGGGCCTGCGCGCCGAATGGCTCGCGGAAAGGCGAGGCTAA
- the argC gene encoding N-acetyl-gamma-glutamyl-phosphate reductase, with protein sequence MKPKIFIDGEHGTTGLQIRTRMAGRTDVELLSIPEAERRNAAMREDLLNGADIAILCLPDDASREAVSMVAGNNRVRIIDTSTAHRVAPDWAYGFAEMDKAQPGKIREARHVANPGCYPTGAIGLIRPLRQAGILPDGYPVTVNAVSGYTGGGKQMIAQMEDEKNPDHISAPHFLYGLTLKHKHVPEMKMHGLLERAPIFSPSVGKFPQGMIVQVPLYLDDLAAGATLESIHAALVEHYAGQSIVEVAPLAESAQLARIDATELAGKDTMKIFVFGTSGGTHVNLVALLDNLGKGASGAAVQNMDLMLSA encoded by the coding sequence ATGAAACCGAAGATCTTCATCGATGGCGAACACGGCACCACGGGGCTGCAGATCCGCACCCGCATGGCCGGTCGTACGGATGTCGAACTGCTGTCGATCCCGGAAGCGGAGCGCCGCAACGCCGCGATGCGCGAGGACCTGCTCAACGGTGCCGACATCGCCATTCTCTGCCTACCGGACGACGCCTCGCGCGAAGCCGTATCGATGGTCGCCGGCAACAATCGCGTACGTATCATCGACACGTCGACCGCACATCGCGTCGCGCCTGACTGGGCCTATGGCTTCGCCGAAATGGACAAGGCGCAGCCCGGCAAGATCCGCGAAGCGCGGCATGTTGCAAACCCCGGCTGCTACCCGACCGGCGCCATCGGCCTGATCCGGCCGCTGCGCCAGGCGGGTATCCTGCCGGACGGCTATCCGGTGACCGTCAATGCGGTTTCCGGCTATACCGGTGGCGGCAAGCAGATGATCGCGCAGATGGAGGACGAGAAGAACCCGGACCACATCAGCGCCCCGCATTTCCTCTACGGCCTGACGCTCAAGCACAAGCATGTCCCGGAAATGAAGATGCACGGCCTGCTCGAACGCGCGCCGATCTTCTCGCCGTCCGTCGGCAAATTCCCGCAGGGCATGATCGTGCAGGTGCCGCTGTATCTCGATGACCTCGCCGCCGGCGCGACGCTTGAAAGCATCCATGCAGCACTCGTGGAGCACTATGCCGGCCAGTCGATCGTCGAGGTTGCCCCGCTTGCCGAAAGCGCGCAGCTCGCCCGCATCGACGCGACGGAACTCGCAGGCAAGGACACGATGAAGATTTTTGTCTTCGGAACGAGCGGCGGGACCCATGTCAACCTCGTCGCCCTGCTCGACAATCTCGGCAAAGGCGCGTCGGGTGCCGCCGTCCAGAACATGGACTTGATGCTTTCGGCCTGA
- a CDS encoding enoyl-CoA hydratase: MADVVSFRKEEPNGLLLREVNGPVLRLTLNNQPANVLSIALMEALLAELDAVGGSKDIKVIVIAAAGKLFSAGHDLKEMTLHRADEDRGRAFFERTIRLAADLMLKITRLPQAVIAEIDGLATAAGCQLVASCDLAICTDSSTFCTPGVNIGLFCSTPMVALSRAAHRKQAMEMLLTGETIDASTAKDFGLVNRIVPQQYLRQVVDKYAAVIASKSPQALKIGKEAFYQQAELPLADAYDYAVGVMVENMLAGDAEEGIGAFLGKRMPEWKED; this comes from the coding sequence ATGGCGGACGTCGTTTCATTCAGGAAGGAAGAGCCGAACGGCTTGCTGCTGCGCGAGGTAAACGGACCGGTCCTGCGGCTGACGCTCAACAATCAGCCGGCGAATGTGCTCTCGATTGCCTTGATGGAAGCACTTCTGGCCGAGTTGGATGCAGTCGGCGGCTCGAAGGACATCAAGGTGATCGTGATTGCGGCTGCGGGCAAGCTCTTTTCGGCCGGTCACGATCTCAAGGAAATGACCCTGCATCGCGCTGACGAAGATCGCGGCCGGGCCTTTTTTGAGCGCACGATCCGGCTCGCTGCGGACCTGATGTTGAAGATCACCCGGTTGCCCCAGGCGGTGATCGCCGAGATCGACGGTCTCGCGACGGCCGCCGGCTGCCAGTTGGTGGCAAGCTGCGATCTGGCGATCTGCACGGACAGTTCGACCTTCTGTACGCCGGGCGTGAATATCGGTCTGTTCTGTTCGACGCCGATGGTTGCGCTCTCCCGCGCCGCGCACCGCAAGCAGGCGATGGAGATGCTGTTGACCGGCGAAACGATCGACGCCTCCACAGCCAAGGATTTCGGCCTCGTCAATCGCATCGTGCCGCAGCAGTATCTGCGCCAGGTGGTGGACAAATACGCCGCCGTCATTGCCTCGAAGTCGCCGCAGGCGCTGAAAATCGGCAAGGAAGCCTTCTATCAGCAGGCTGAACTGCCATTGGCGGATGCTTATGACTATGCCGTCGGCGTGATGGTCGAGAACATGCTCGCGGGCGACGCGGAAGAAGGTATAGGAGCCTTTCTCGGCAAGCGCATGCCGGAGTGGAAGGAAGACTGA
- a CDS encoding EamA family transporter has protein sequence MPLDVIVLVLFGALLHATWNALVKAGSEKSLDAAMVALGAAAVAVPFLPFLSLPNSEAWPFILVSAVFQFVYFQLVAASYRAGDIGLVYPLMRGVAPLIVASTSSIVVGEELSRGAVAGIMTICAGVLTLAFESRKGGRHAILLALANACVIACYTYVDGIGARISGNAISYTLWMALLPPVLLFAWAFVRRGVKPVLRHVHHYWRRGLIGGAGSIGAYGLALWAMTKAPVATVAALRETSILFAVVISVVFLKERVSIWRIAAASAIALGALLLKLA, from the coding sequence TTGCCGCTTGATGTTATCGTGCTTGTCCTCTTCGGGGCGCTTCTGCACGCAACCTGGAATGCACTCGTCAAGGCCGGTTCGGAAAAGTCGCTGGATGCCGCCATGGTTGCGCTCGGCGCCGCGGCGGTGGCCGTGCCTTTCCTGCCGTTCCTGTCGCTCCCCAACTCCGAAGCTTGGCCCTTCATCCTGGTTTCGGCGGTCTTCCAGTTCGTCTATTTCCAGTTGGTCGCGGCATCCTATCGCGCCGGTGACATCGGCCTCGTCTATCCGCTGATGCGCGGTGTCGCACCGCTCATCGTCGCCTCGACGAGCAGCATCGTCGTCGGTGAGGAACTGAGCCGCGGGGCCGTCGCCGGAATCATGACGATTTGCGCCGGCGTCCTCACACTCGCATTCGAATCCCGCAAGGGCGGCAGGCATGCGATCCTGTTGGCGCTCGCCAATGCCTGCGTGATCGCATGCTACACCTATGTCGACGGTATCGGCGCGCGGATTTCCGGCAACGCGATTTCCTATACGCTATGGATGGCTTTGCTGCCACCGGTGCTTCTCTTCGCCTGGGCGTTTGTCCGCCGCGGCGTCAAGCCGGTGCTGCGCCATGTCCATCATTACTGGCGGCGCGGACTGATCGGCGGCGCCGGGTCGATCGGCGCCTACGGGCTCGCGCTTTGGGCGATGACCAAGGCGCCGGTCGCAACGGTCGCGGCGCTTCGCGAAACATCGATCCTCTTCGCGGTCGTGATCTCGGTGGTGTTCCTCAAGGAGCGCGTCAGCATCTGGCGCATCGCTGCCGCATCGGCCATCGCGCTCGGCGCATTGCTCCTCAAGCTTGCCTGA
- the rpsI gene encoding 30S ribosomal protein S9 has product MADLSALKDIATTAEPAAPVHVKKVDAQGRSYATGKRKDAVARVWVKPGSGKITINGKPYAAYFARPVLQMILQQPIVAAARDGQFDIDATVAGGGLSGQAGAVRHGIAKALTYFEPGLRSVLKRGGFLTRDSRVVERKKYGRAKARRSFQFSKR; this is encoded by the coding sequence ATGGCTGACCTTTCCGCTCTCAAGGATATCGCCACGACCGCGGAACCGGCTGCTCCGGTTCACGTCAAGAAGGTCGACGCGCAGGGCCGTTCCTACGCGACCGGCAAGCGCAAGGACGCTGTCGCCCGCGTCTGGGTCAAGCCCGGCTCCGGCAAGATCACCATCAACGGCAAGCCCTATGCGGCTTATTTCGCTCGCCCGGTTCTGCAGATGATCCTGCAGCAACCGATCGTCGCTGCTGCCCGTGACGGCCAGTTCGACATCGACGCGACCGTTGCCGGCGGCGGCCTCTCCGGCCAGGCCGGTGCCGTTCGTCACGGTATCGCCAAGGCTCTCACCTACTTCGAACCGGGCCTGCGCTCGGTTCTGAAGCGCGGCGGCTTCCTCACCCGCGACAGCCGCGTGGTTGAGCGCAAGAAGTACGGCCGTGCAAAGGCACGCCGTTCGTTCCAGTTCTCCAAGCGTTAA
- a CDS encoding phenylalanine 4-monooxygenase: MTKQSTYTAKLPEPDGTYLYTPEEDAVWGELYRRQIKLLADKACDEYLEGVRTLGLNPDHVPQLKDVNRRLAETTGFGVEGVPALIPPSRFYELLSQGKFPLATFMRRREHIDYIEEPDLFHEVFGHCPLLTNQSYANFVRRFGQKAVKLGKEYSWHLFRFFWFTVEFGMINTPKGRRSYGAGIVSSTSEARHAMETMDCEFRPFDLMSVLRTPYRIDIVQPIYYVIDSFAQLETVIEADIAARINEAKRLGDFAPTFEAKAS, encoded by the coding sequence ATGACCAAGCAAAGCACCTACACCGCGAAACTGCCGGAACCGGACGGCACCTATCTCTACACACCGGAGGAAGATGCGGTCTGGGGCGAACTCTATCGGCGGCAGATCAAGCTGCTTGCCGACAAGGCGTGCGACGAATATCTCGAAGGCGTGCGGACCCTCGGCCTCAATCCGGACCATGTCCCGCAGCTTAAGGACGTCAACCGAAGACTCGCCGAAACCACCGGCTTCGGCGTCGAGGGTGTCCCGGCGCTCATTCCGCCTTCGCGCTTCTATGAGCTTCTGTCGCAGGGCAAGTTCCCGCTCGCGACCTTCATGCGCCGGCGGGAGCACATCGACTATATCGAGGAACCGGACCTCTTCCACGAGGTCTTCGGCCATTGCCCGCTGCTGACAAACCAGAGCTATGCCAACTTCGTCCGGCGCTTCGGCCAGAAGGCGGTCAAGCTCGGCAAGGAGTATTCGTGGCATCTGTTCCGCTTCTTCTGGTTCACGGTGGAGTTCGGCATGATCAACACACCGAAGGGCCGGCGCAGCTACGGCGCGGGTATCGTCTCGTCAACGAGCGAGGCGCGCCATGCCATGGAGACGATGGACTGCGAATTCCGCCCCTTCGATCTGATGAGCGTGCTGCGAACGCCCTACCGCATCGATATCGTCCAGCCGATCTACTACGTCATCGATAGCTTCGCCCAGCTCGAGACGGTCATCGAGGCGGACATCGCGGCTCGGATCAATGAAGCCAAAAGGCTTGGCGATTTTGCGCCGACCTTCGAGGCCAAGGCGTCCTAG
- a CDS encoding Lrp/AsnC family transcriptional regulator — MPSELKESFQPLRRLLRLIQADGGQSLAELAEKAGMSQSSAWRRLQELEADGVIRKRVALLDPAKLDLKLCIIAHVTLEDHHDEAIASFSAVVRDRPEIMECYALSGTFDYMLKIRATDVESYDAFMTRYLMRNPHVRTVVSSFVLRELKSTTELPI; from the coding sequence ATGCCGTCAGAATTGAAGGAATCGTTCCAACCGTTGCGCCGATTGCTTCGCCTGATCCAGGCCGACGGCGGCCAGTCGCTCGCGGAACTGGCCGAGAAGGCCGGCATGTCGCAAAGCTCGGCCTGGCGTCGGCTGCAGGAACTCGAGGCGGATGGCGTGATCCGCAAGCGCGTGGCGCTGCTCGATCCGGCAAAGCTGGATCTGAAGCTTTGCATCATCGCCCATGTCACACTCGAGGATCACCACGACGAGGCGATCGCCTCGTTCTCGGCCGTGGTCAGGGACAGGCCGGAAATCATGGAATGTTACGCGCTCTCCGGGACGTTCGACTATATGCTGAAGATCCGGGCGACAGATGTGGAAAGCTACGACGCGTTCATGACGCGCTATCTGATGCGTAATCCGCATGTGCGGACTGTGGTGTCGAGCTTCGTGCTGAGGGAACTCAAGTCGACCACGGAACTGCCGATCTGA
- a CDS encoding PaaI family thioesterase, with product MKLQPIMTVDELNSFLDTDFPQVHTDGKVFAVTGAGPGFATMRLDPNERHIRPGGTVSGPTLFALADVSAYIALIAHIGPIALAVTTNLNINFLRKPEPEPLECTCRILKLGKRLAVLDASITPVGSDELVAHATATYSIPPR from the coding sequence ATGAAGCTGCAGCCGATCATGACCGTCGACGAGTTGAACAGCTTTCTCGATACCGATTTTCCGCAAGTCCATACGGACGGCAAGGTCTTCGCCGTGACCGGTGCCGGGCCGGGCTTTGCAACGATGCGGCTCGATCCGAACGAACGACACATCCGTCCCGGCGGCACAGTGTCCGGCCCGACATTGTTCGCCCTTGCTGACGTATCCGCCTATATCGCGTTGATTGCGCATATCGGCCCGATTGCTCTTGCCGTCACCACCAACCTGAACATCAATTTCCTGAGAAAGCCGGAGCCGGAGCCGCTCGAATGCACCTGCCGGATCCTGAAACTTGGCAAGCGGCTTGCCGTTCTCGACGCTTCGATAACGCCCGTCGGCAGCGACGAATTGGTTGCTCACGCCACCGCCACCTATTCGATTCCGCCGCGCTAA
- a CDS encoding GNAT family N-acetyltransferase → MDTLEAEWRVLDENGQNSLHQSFDWCAAWRKTHERQTLFVRAARGRQTLFILPLEIDRGRLFRTARLIGSDHSNLNTGLFADQDATPPTELVRVLTCGIKRQLRGFADIVTLDKTPETWRGKVHPLAALPALQNADSSFQLPLLRNIERTLAQLNAKRRRKKMRISERRLAVLGGYDYVVARETSEAHALLETFFHQKAARFEAHGLPDVFQDAKTRAFFRQLAQRGQAADGQLLELNAIRLKDEHEGRILAIAGLSRKGDHVICQFGSIDEEIAADSSPGELLFYRIIERLCLEGVALFDFGIGDQPYKRSWCTIETRLRDIVLPVTLRGYLAANFYRGAMLAKRLIKTNKASYAFVQRLRQRCQSVQKPAVAADEH, encoded by the coding sequence ATGGACACGCTCGAAGCGGAGTGGCGCGTACTGGACGAGAACGGCCAGAACTCGCTGCACCAGAGCTTCGACTGGTGCGCCGCATGGCGGAAAACGCACGAGCGTCAGACGCTGTTCGTTCGCGCTGCGCGCGGCCGGCAAACGCTCTTTATCCTGCCGCTCGAAATCGACCGGGGACGCCTCTTCCGCACGGCGCGGCTTATCGGCTCCGATCACAGCAATCTCAACACCGGTTTGTTTGCCGATCAGGATGCAACGCCGCCTACGGAACTCGTGCGCGTGCTCACCTGCGGAATCAAACGCCAGCTGCGAGGGTTCGCGGATATCGTCACGCTCGACAAGACGCCGGAAACGTGGCGCGGGAAGGTTCACCCGCTTGCCGCGCTGCCCGCCTTGCAGAATGCCGACTCCTCATTCCAACTGCCGCTCCTCAGGAATATCGAACGTACGCTGGCACAGCTCAACGCAAAGCGGCGACGCAAGAAGATGCGGATATCGGAGCGGCGCCTCGCCGTCCTTGGCGGCTACGACTACGTGGTCGCCCGCGAGACATCGGAAGCGCACGCGCTTCTGGAAACCTTTTTCCACCAGAAGGCGGCACGCTTCGAGGCGCATGGCCTGCCGGACGTGTTTCAGGATGCCAAAACACGCGCCTTCTTCCGTCAGCTTGCGCAGCGCGGTCAGGCGGCGGACGGCCAGTTGCTGGAGCTAAACGCGATTCGCCTCAAGGACGAGCATGAGGGCCGGATCCTTGCGATCGCCGGCCTTTCGCGCAAGGGCGATCATGTCATCTGCCAGTTCGGCTCGATTGACGAGGAGATTGCCGCCGACAGCAGCCCGGGAGAGTTGTTATTTTACAGGATAATCGAGCGGCTGTGTCTCGAAGGCGTGGCGCTCTTCGATTTCGGGATTGGCGATCAGCCCTACAAACGCTCGTGGTGCACAATCGAAACCCGGTTGCGGGACATCGTCCTTCCCGTGACGCTCCGCGGATACCTGGCTGCCAATTTTTATCGCGGAGCAATGCTGGCCAAGCGGCTGATAAAGACCAACAAAGCATCCTACGCATTCGTCCAGCGGCTGCGCCAGCGCTGTCAATCAGTGCAGAAGCCGGCGGTTGCGGCGGACGAGCATTGA
- a CDS encoding CoA-binding protein gives MNHDIYPDFYLADILRTTKTIALVGASPKSERPSHRVMAFLLRKGYRVIPVNPGQAGRTILDQPVVARLADIDEPVDMVDVFRAAYALPALVDEILELPSLPRVIWGQLSVRDDEAAAKAEAAGIKVVMDRCPAIEYPRLIG, from the coding sequence ATGAATCACGACATCTATCCGGATTTTTATCTCGCCGACATCCTGCGCACGACGAAGACGATCGCCCTGGTCGGTGCCTCGCCAAAGAGCGAGCGGCCGAGTCACCGCGTGATGGCATTTCTGTTGCGCAAGGGATATCGCGTGATTCCGGTCAATCCGGGTCAGGCCGGCCGGACGATCCTTGACCAGCCCGTCGTGGCGAGGCTCGCGGATATCGACGAGCCTGTCGACATGGTCGATGTCTTCCGCGCCGCCTACGCACTGCCCGCGCTCGTCGACGAAATCCTCGAGCTTCCGTCCTTGCCGAGGGTGATATGGGGACAACTGTCCGTGCGGGACGACGAGGCTGCCGCCAAGGCGGAGGCCGCCGGGATCAAGGTCGTCATGGACCGCTGCCCAGCGATCGAGTATCCGCGACTCATAGGCTGA
- a CDS encoding metallophosphoesterase family protein → MRIAVISDIHGNDLALEAVLADIAAQGIAEIVNLGDHLSGPLNAARTADILSKHDIPAIRGNHDRYLLTLDPARMGPSDRAAHDQLEPSHLAWLAALPETLVYRDALFLCHGTPRSDETYWLETLTADGVVHMAGRDIIESFAADIDYPVILCGHTHIPRAVRLADGRLVVNPGSVGCPGYDDDEPVPHKVETGSPDARYAIIERTAGDWNVTFRCVRYDHMTMSRLAACRNRPEWARALATGFLD, encoded by the coding sequence ATGAGGATCGCGGTTATCTCCGATATTCACGGCAACGACCTCGCGCTCGAGGCGGTGCTTGCCGACATCGCCGCGCAGGGGATCGCGGAGATCGTCAACCTCGGCGATCATCTGAGCGGTCCGCTCAACGCCGCGCGAACCGCCGATATCCTGAGCAAACACGACATCCCCGCGATCCGCGGCAACCACGATCGTTATCTCCTCACGCTCGATCCCGCCCGTATGGGGCCTTCCGACCGTGCCGCGCATGACCAGCTTGAACCGTCTCACCTTGCGTGGCTTGCGGCTCTGCCTGAAACCTTGGTCTATCGAGATGCGCTTTTCCTTTGTCACGGCACGCCGCGCAGCGATGAAACCTACTGGCTGGAAACGTTGACGGCCGATGGCGTAGTCCACATGGCGGGACGCGACATCATCGAGAGCTTCGCCGCTGACATCGACTATCCCGTGATCCTTTGCGGCCATACGCACATTCCGCGGGCCGTCCGGCTCGCCGACGGCCGCCTCGTCGTCAACCCCGGCAGCGTCGGCTGCCCGGGCTATGACGACGACGAGCCCGTTCCCCACAAGGTCGAAACCGGTTCGCCGGACGCGCGCTATGCCATCATCGAACGCACTGCCGGCGACTGGAATGTCACCTTCCGTTGCGTACGCTATGATCATATGACCATGTCGCGCCTTGCCGCATGTCGCAACCGTCCCGAATGGGCAAGGGCGCTTGCGACCGGCTTCCTCGACTGA